The following DNA comes from Mycobacteroides immunogenum.
ATTTCAGTTTCGTCTACCACCAGGAAGGGATGCGGTCCAAGCCCACCGAGTACACCCAATACCCCACCTGGGGACCACCGATCGGTCCGGACTCGCATTTTTTCCGCCAAGACGTCGACGCCTACATGTACCAAGTAGCCCTCTCCTACGGTGCCAAGGGCCTCACCCACACCCCGGTGACCGATGTGACCTTCGGCGCCGAGGAGGTCACCATCGAGACGGACGGTGCAGGCGAGTTCACTGCCAGCTACCTCGTGGATGCCGGGGGAATGCGCAGCATCCTGGGCGAGAAGCTGGATCTTCGAATCGACCCGCCCTACCGGACGAAATCGCGCACCATTTTCAGTCATTTCACCGGAGTGCGGCCGTTCGACGATGTGGTGGAAGCGCAAGCGCGCCAAGGAGCGGTGAGCCCGTTCAGTCAAGGAACACTGCACCACCTGTTCCATGGCGGCTGGGCATGGGTGATCCCCTTCGACAACTACCTGGGATCCACCAGCAGGCTGTGCAGCGTCGGAATCAACTTGGATCTGGACCGCTACCCGGTTCAGCCCGAACTATCGGCGGAGGCGGAATTCTGGAAGCACATCGGCAGGTTCCCCGATTTCGCCGCACAAATGGCCGGCGCCAGTGCGGTACGCCCCTACACTGCTTCACGGCGCAGCCAGTTCGCGTCGAAGCAAGTGGTCGGCGACCGGTGGTGCCTATTGCCGCATGCCTCGGATTTCATCGATCCGCTGTTCTCCAGCGGCCTGGCTGTCACGGTGATGATCCTCAATGCGTTGGGGCACCGGCTGATTGACGCCGTGCGGAACAACTGCTTCAGTACCGAACGGTTCTCATATGTCCAGGAATGGACCAAGCTTTCGTTCGACTACTACGACAAGCTGGTCTCCGCTTCGTACACCAGCTTTGACAGTTTCGAACTGTGGAACGCCTGGTTCCGGGTCTGGACGATCGGAACCCTGTACGGCGTCAACGGGCAGATGGAGGCCTCATTCGACTTCGATCGGTCGCACAATCGATCCGCTTTCGGGGTGCTGGAGTGCGCACCGTACCGTGGCATCCAGGGCATCGACAACACGGTCATCTCCGCCATGTTCAATCGGGCTCTGGCGGCCATCGACGAATATGACGCGGGGCTGATCGACGCGGCACAGGCTCAGCAGCAGATCTATGCCGCGCTGCGCGAAAGTGAACTCATCCCGGGATTCTGGAACACCCTCGATCCCGCGGATCAATGCCCGTCGGGTGCCTTCACCTTGTTCTCGATGACCCGGATTCTCACCTGGGGCAAGTATCAAAGCCCCGAGCATGTGCGCGGGCAGTACTTCAAGTCCGGGTTTGGTCCCGTCATCAAAGAAGCCGCCAAGTTCTATGGCGGTACTGTCAAAACCGGTGTCCGCGAGGCGAATCATGCGATACGGGACATGGTG
Coding sequences within:
- a CDS encoding NAD(P)/FAD-dependent oxidoreductase yields the protein MTTPELAHNHDVIIVGGGIGGSTLAAILARHGVRVLMVEASGHPRFAIGESTVPETIMGLRNLALRYDVPEIGDLSAHGTLSKKVSSGSGVKRNFSFVYHQEGMRSKPTEYTQYPTWGPPIGPDSHFFRQDVDAYMYQVALSYGAKGLTHTPVTDVTFGAEEVTIETDGAGEFTASYLVDAGGMRSILGEKLDLRIDPPYRTKSRTIFSHFTGVRPFDDVVEAQARQGAVSPFSQGTLHHLFHGGWAWVIPFDNYLGSTSRLCSVGINLDLDRYPVQPELSAEAEFWKHIGRFPDFAAQMAGASAVRPYTASRRSQFASKQVVGDRWCLLPHASDFIDPLFSSGLAVTVMILNALGHRLIDAVRNNCFSTERFSYVQEWTKLSFDYYDKLVSASYTSFDSFELWNAWFRVWTIGTLYGVNGQMEASFDFDRSHNRSAFGVLECAPYRGIQGIDNTVISAMFNRALAAIDEYDAGLIDAAQAQQQIYAALRESELIPGFWNTLDPADQCPSGAFTLFSMTRILTWGKYQSPEHVRGQYFKSGFGPVIKEAAKFYGGTVKTGVREANHAIRDMVTSRNSDWK